The Altererythrobacter sp. H2 genomic sequence GGCAATCAGGCTGCCCAGTGGGCCGTTGACCGCGCCGAAATTCGATTGCAGGGGCCCCAGGTCGGACGGCACCATGTCGCTGTAGCGCAAGGTCGTCCCGTCTACCGGGATCCGGTCCGCCAGTATTTCGCCGGGCGGGGCAAACCCCTGCGATCCGGCCAGTGCGATGGCCTCCTCGCTGTCGACCTCAACATCGAGGATATTGGGGTCAAAGCCGTAGTCGCCATCGCTGACCACGCCGACTCCGCCGACCACGACACCGTTCTTGTAGAGCGGGAAACCGCCCGGATCGGCGGACAAGCCAAGCGGCGAACGCTTCGGCCCGATCAATGCCCCGGTGCCGCCCCCGGCGCTGAACCGCGCAGAGAGATCGGAACAGGGAAGCTGACTGAACTGCACCCCGAACAGCGGACCGCTCTCCAGCCCGACCGTGGTGGGCGCGGGCGGGAAATGCTCCTGCACGATCTGGCTGGCCGTGCGGCTGGAGAAGGCGTTGCCACTGCTCGACAGGTAGGCACCGGTTATCGCCTTGGCGATGGCGGCCGCTGCTGCCGGAACGTCGACGCCCTGCAGGCCGATCGCCTGCCCGCCCTGCGCAAAGCCGCCGATCTGGCGGGTGCTGACCCGGGTCGTCTGGGGGGAGCCGTTCATCCGGAACACCGCCAGCACATTGCCGACCCGATCGACCACCGCGATGGTGGCCGGCTGACCGCGCGTCTGCGCTTCGCCTGCCGCCTGCGCCAGCACCCGCTGGACCTCCGCGACCGACAGCGATTCCGGTGCCGGGTCGGCAAACAGGCGGCTGCTGGACGGGGGCGGCGGCGGCGGTACAGGCGGGCCGCCGTTGGGCGGCGGGGCACTGCCGCCACCGCCGCACCCGGCAACCGCCAGCGCCGCGGCCAGGATGACGACAGGTGCAGGCCGGTAGCCCATTACCGAAGCGCCCCGATCGCGTTTGTCGCCGCGCCGAGCGCCGAACGGAACTGCGCCGGGTTGTAGCTTTCCGGTGTGCGGACCGCACCGTAGGCCCGGTTGATGTTGGCGCGGATGCCGGTGGCTGCACCGGTGGTCACACGGCCATCGCGGACCATCGCGTTGAGCAGGGTATCGACCGCCATCACCGCCTGGGCAGAACCGGTGTAGTCCGTGAAGCGGGCGGTCAGGGTCCGGTCGGCAATCGCCTGCACTGCGGCGAAGGCATCGCCGCTGCCGAAGCTGCGCGCCGCCAGCGCGTCGGACAGGGCGGCGGCCTCGCCGCGCAGACGCTGGGCGGCGGCAGTCGCCTCGCCCCGGCCCTGGCCCATGGCGCGGTGGAAGTCCTTGCTGGCGGTCTCGAACTGCGCCGCGCGGCCCGGCACGAAGGCCTTGGCAATGGCCGAGAGCATGATGATGTTCTCGTCATTGTAGGGCGCCTGACCGAACGGGATCGGGCGGCCCGGGTTGGTTTCGAAAGTCAGCTTGCGCTGCGGCCCGTCGTTGATCGAACGATGGCAGCTGTGGCAATCGTAGAAGTAGTACTGCGGGAACACGCCTTCGGCCCCGAACCCGGGGCGGGCGAACAGGTCGGTCGAGCGGGCGACCGCTTCTGCCTGGCCTACCGCCCACAGGCGGACATTGTCGGTCTTGCCCTTGCGCGCAGCATAGTCACCATCCTCGTCATGGTGTTGCTGGAGGGCGGAGAACAGGTCGAGCTCGAACGAAACCCGCGGATGACCGGCCGCCATCATCGAATGGGTGACGAACTGGCCTGCGCCGGTGCTGCCGAAGTGGCAATCGAGACAGACCTTGGCGCGCACCTGCGGGCGCTCGAGCGGGACGAGGCCCGCAGCTATGTTTGCGGCATGGGTCGCAGGTTTGGCATAGTGCGACGCGAGCCAGCCGGACGACGGGCCGTGGCAGCTTTCGCAGCCGACTCCGTCGGAAATCTGGAAACGCGCGCCCTTGGCGCTGCCGGGTTCATAGGTGGCATGGCAGCCGAGGCAGGCCGGTGCCGAAGTCGCCGGGCCAAGGCCGAGGCTGTCCGCAATCTGCTTCCCGCGCGGGCTGGCGAGGACGGCAAAAGCGCGGCTGTGCGCGCCTGCCACGGAGGATGGTTCCTGCCAGGTGGCGATCTCGTCCTGCCGGACGACCGCGCCGTTGCCCTCTGCCCGGCCGTGACAGGTGGAACCGGCACAGCTTGCCACGCCTTCATAGCGCGCACCGGCACCCTGGGCCTGAATGGGCGATCCGGGCTGCACCAGCAGCGCGATGGCCGCAGCCAGAAGAAGCAACCAGCCAAAGCGGCGCGATCCCCCGCCACTTATTCCCCGTCTGGCCCGGTCGAACCGAGTGACCATATGCCTTCCCCGTTTCGCAGCGATGCCTGGCATCGCCACCGATTCCCGCCCCGCGGTTGCGAGGCCCCCTTCAGTGCGCGAACTCCCTTTTGGGGTAGTCCGCAGTGCGACCCGGTCCGGCGTGACTGCCGGGCAGGTAGTTTCAGCTCAGCGCCGCAGTCAGCAGCTCCAGCTGGTTGGTGCACCCCTTGTCGATCAGGGTGGCTGCCAAGTCTTCGGGCTCTTCCGGCACGGCGTCAAGCATCACGAACCGGATTTCGCTGGTCGTGCCGCCCTGCGTTGGTACAATCGTGTAGGTGCTGCCATCGGCCAGCGGCAACTGCGCCCCGTCCCACGCGATGTCCCGCGTATTTTCTGCGAAGGCCACCTCGACCGCTGCCGCTCCGGCAGAACTGCCCACCGTGAAGGTCGCGGGCAGTTCACCGCCCGGCCGCCACAGGCGGACCGCATCGGGACTGGCGATGCACATCGCGCCGGAGCGCGACACGTCGACATACCACAGGTTCGGGCTGCGCTCGGCCGCTGCCGGCGTGCCGGTGCCGCGCACGGCCCCGGTCCGCACCCGTTGGGCAGAGCGCTGGCGGGTGAGCACGGCAAAGGTCGATCGTTTGCTTTCGCCGGTGGCCGCAACGCGGTGCACGCCGGCACCCTTGATCACGCGGGTGCCTCCACCGGTCAGCACGGTCACCGTATCGCCGGCACGCAAGGTAATGGAGGAATTGTCATCCAGCTTCTTGCCTGCCGGAAACTGCGCGGCCGACGGGCCGCTCGAGGAAACCACCACGCCAGCCTGCGCCGCGCCGGCCAGTCCTGCGCCCGCCAGAGCCATGCCGATGGTAAACGTCCTAACCGAGAACATATGCGCTCCCTCCTCGGGTATCCTGTACCCTATCAAGCAGATTTGCCAAAGCCTTGTCCTGCGGATGGCGCGCCACGACCCCGGCTATCACCTGTTCCGCCTGCGGGCGGTCGTGATCCATCAGGATCGAAGCCTGGATCAAGGCTTTGCGATCCTCATCCGGAAAATCGGGGGCCGGTTCGAACAGATCGACCGGCTTTGCCCGCCCGCGCAGAATCACTGTACCCATCGGGCGCCACCAGTCCAAGGAACTTTTCTCCACGAACTCGCGGCTCGCCATCACGCTCGACTGGAGCGGCTTGTTGGCGGACTCGAGCCGGGCCGCCGTATTCATCGAATCGCCCAGCGCGGTGTACTGGATGCGGTTGTCCCCGCCGAAGTTCCCGACCACCGCCTCGCCGAAATGCAGCCCCACCCGGGTCTTGCCGATTTTCGGCAGGTTCGGGTCCATTGCCGCCACTTCGGCCCGAAAGGCTTCGCCTGCCTGCCACATTGCATAGCCGCAGCGGGCCGCACGCTCTCCATCGTCGGGCCTGGCGATCGGCGCGCCCCAGAACGCCACCACCGCATCGCCGATGAACTTGTCAATCACCCCGCCGTGATCGAGCACCACCTGGCTGAGCATTTCAAGATAGCGGTTGATCAGCAGCGCGACCATTTCCGGCTCGACTGCGTGGCTCATCTTGGTGAACCCTTCCAGATCGGAAAAGAGCACGAAGATCTGCTTCTTCTCCCCATGCAGAGCCAGCAGCTTGGGGTTGTCGATGATTTCCTGCGCCATTTCGCGCGGCAGGTACTTGCCCAGCGCCCCTTGCGCGAAATTGCGCTGCACCGCGCCTGACGCACGCGCCGCCGAAGTTACCGCCATGAAGGCGGCAATCCAGCCGAGCAGCCAGCCGACCGCCGGCACGCCATAGGTATCGGTTTGCTGGAACTGCATCACGAACGGCACCCCCAGCATGACCACGAACTGGACCGCCAGGAGCAGGTAAATCCGCCAGTTACCCCATTCGAGCAGACCGGTCAGGACCGCCATGACCACCACCAGCGCCGAAAGAACCCACAAGACCAGGGGCATTGGCCTGGGCAAGGCCTTGCCATCGAGCATCTGGGCAATGCTGGTGGCATGAAACTCGATCCCCGGGGGCAGGCTGGTGCCCATGGCCTGGGTCAGGGGCGTCGTCAGGCGATCAACGTCCACGATATCGCCGCCGATCAGGACATACCGACCCTCCACCTGCTCGGCGAGGGCCGCCGACAGTTCGGGAATGGCGGTGAGTTCAGGATCGGAGAAAGTGTCGATCGGCAGATAGGTGAACACCGGACGGGAGGGGTCTTCCGGCAGGCGGTAGCGCACCGCGCCCTGGTAGCCCGGCAAAGTCCGCGCGCCCTCGCCCGCAGCCTTGAGCATGGCCCGGCCAAGCAGGTCGGGCTGGCCCGCCACCTGCTCCGGCCAAAGGCGGGTGACGCCGAAGGAATCGCTCAATTTCACACTGCCGGGCACGGCCCTGCTGCCTTCCAGCTGCGCCAGGAAGGCCTTGAGATACTGCTCCTGCTCGTACTTGATATTGTCTTCGTTGGTGGCCGTATCGACATATCCCACCACCACCGGGGTCTGCATCGCGCGCAAGGTCGCGATCAGCTCCTCGTCCTCGGCCTGGGGCTGGTCGAACAGGATATCGATCCCGATGGCCTTGGCGCCCATCCCGTCAAGCGACTGGAGCGCCCGCGCGATAATGCCCCGATCCAGCGGCGACCGCTTGCCCGCATTGATCAAGGTCTGATCGGTGAAGACGACCATCACCACCCGGTTGTCCTGCGGCACATCGTTGCGATCCGCCTCGACGTAGCTGCGCGAATCGTACATCGCCCGCTCGGCATCGGCCACCCCGGGGATCACCCAGCCGAACCGGGCGATGGCCAGTGCCACCAGCACCAGCACGCCGGTGAGCGCCAGACGACGCGGCCCGGCCTCGCGCACATTGCGCCAGCCACGGACGATGAAATTCGGTGTGCGCTCGTCGCTCAATATCCGCTCTCCCAGCGGTTGCTGCGCGACCCGTCGTTATTTTTTCCCGCTGGCCGGACCTTGCGGAAAGCACCGCCTACAAGCAAGGGCAAAGGGCTATTGGCCCAGCTGTTGCTGCCGGGTCAGTCCCCCCGGTCCTGCCATGCCAGTACCGGCTTGCGGGCTGCCTGGGTCTCGTCCAGCCGCCGCCGCGGGGCGTAGACCGGCGCCTGCTTCAGCGCCATATCGCCCGCCCGTGCCCGCTCTGCCACATGCCGGAACGCGCCGATGAACTGATCGAGGCTGGCCTTGCTCTCGGTCTCGGTCGGCTCGACCAGCATTGCGCCATGAACCACCAGCGGAAAATAGACCGTCATCGGGTGATAGCCTTCGTCAATCAGGCCCTTGGCGATGTCGAGGGTGGACAGGCCGTCGGGCAGGCCGTTGTCGCTGAACAGCGCCTCGTGCATGCACGGCCCGCTGGCGGCGAAGGGTGCCTCGAGCAGGTCCTCCAGGCTGCGCAGCACGTAATTGGCGTTGAGCACGGCGTCTTCCGCCACCTGTTTCAGCCCGTCCGCCCCGTGGCTGAGGATATAGGTCAGCGCACGGGTGAACATGCCCATCTGGCCGTGGAAGGCGGTCATCCGCCCGAACGCCTGGACATGATCATACTCGGCGGCGTTGTCCTCCTCCACCAGATGGACCACGCCATCGGCGGTGCGGGCGGTAAACGGCAGCGGGCCGAACGGGCTCAGCGCCTCGCTCAGCACGACCGGGCCGGAGCCGGGGCCGCCGCCACCGTGCGGGGTGGAGAAGGTCTTGTGCAGGTTGATGTGCATGGCATCGACGCCCAGGTCGCCCGGGCGGACCTTGCCGACGATGGCGTTGAAGTTGGCCCCGTCGCAATAGACGAACCCGCCGGCGGCATGGACCGCATCGGCGATCTCGCGGAAATCCCGCTCGAACAGCCCGCAGGTGTTGGGGTTGGTGATCATCACCGCCGCCACATCCGGCCCGAGGCGGGCTTTCAGCGCCGCGACATCGACCCGGCCTTCGGGCGTCGCCGGAATGTCTTCCACCCGGTAGCCGGCAAAGGCGGCGGTCGCGGGGTTGGTGCCATGGGCGCTTTCCGGCACCAGCACCACCTCGCGCGCATCGCCGCGCGCTTCCAGCGCAGCGCGGATGCACAGGATGCCGCACAGCTCGCCATGCGCGCCCGCCTTGGGGCTCATCGCCACGCCGTGCATTCCCGTAAGCTCGATCAGCCAGTGGGCGAGCTCGTTCATCACCTCCAGCGCGCCCTGCACGGTGGAGGCGGGCTGCATCGGGTGGATGTCGGCGAACCCGGGCAGCCGCGCCATTTTCTCGTTGAGGCGCGGGTTGTGCTTCATCGTGCAGCTGCCGAGCGGGAACAGGCCGAGGTCGATGGCATAATTCTGGCGGCTGAGGCGGGTGTAGTGGCGCACCGTTTGCGGCTCGCTCAGCCCGACCAGGCCAATCGGGCTGGTCCGACCGAGCCCGCCAAGCCGGCTGGTGGCGGGCGGATCGAAGGCCGGGAAATCGACCCCGGTGGTCTCGGCCTGGCCGATCTCGAAGATCAGCGGCTCTTCCAGCATCAGTGCGCGGTTGCCGGTGGAGGTGGCGGGTGCACCGCCATCGTCCGGGGTCATTTCGGGCTTCCAGCCGGATGCATTAGGCGCGTTCATGCCAGCAGCTCCTCAAGCGCGGAGGCCAGCGTCTCGATGTCCTCCGGGGTGGTGGTTTCGGTTACGGCGACCAGGAGGCCGTCGTCCAGGTTGGCGACGCCGGGATAGAGCCGGGCCAGCGAGACGCCCGCCAGGATGCCGCGATCGGCCAGCTCGCGGACCAGCTCACGCCCGTTGCGCCCGACCTTGAGGGTGAATTCGTTGAAGAAGGTCTGGTTGACCAGGGTCACGCCCGGCACCTGCGCCAGCCGGTCCGCGGCATGGCAGGCGCGGGCATGGTTAAGCGCAGCAAGCTGGCGCAGCCCCGCCTCGCCCAGCAAGGTCATGTGGACCGAGAACGCCAGCGCGCACAGGCCCGAATTGGTGCAGATGTTGCTGGTCGCTTTCTCCCGCCGGATATGCTGTTCGCGGGTGGACAGCGTCAGCACGAAACCGCGCTTGCCGGTCGCATCGACAGTCTCGCCGCACAGCCGCCCGGGCATCTGGCGCACATGCTTGGGATCGCGCACCGCAAACAGGCCGAGGTAGGGCCCGCCGAACTGCAGGCCGACGCCGAGCGACTGCCCCTCGCCCACCACGATGTCGGCACCCAGCTCACCCGGCGACTGGATCGCCCCCAGCGCAACCGGCTCGGTGTTGACCACGATCAGCAGCGCGCCCCGGGCGTGGGCGGCCTCGGCGATTTCGGCGAGGTTGGAAATGCGGCCGAGGATGTCGGGATACTGCACCACTACGCAGCTGGTGGTCTCGTCGATCCGGCCGATCAGCCCGGCATGGTCCGGCTCCGGTTGCACCGTCGGCAGGGCGTCGGCGATCTCGTCTTCGGTGAACTTGGCCATCGTCCGCACCACTTCGGCATAGTGCGGGTGGAGCGCGCCCGACAGGACCACGCGCTTGCGCCGGGTGATCCGCGCCGCCATCGAAACCGCTTCCCAGCAGGCGGTGGACCCATCGTACATCGAGGCATTGGCCACCGCGCAGCCATAGAGCCGCGCGACCTGGGTCTGGAACTCGAACAACATCTGCAGCGTGCCCTGGGCGATTTCCGGCTGGTAGGGCGTGTAGGCGGTCAGGAACTCGCCGCGCTGGATGATATGGTCAACCGTGGCCGGCACGTGGTGGCGATAGGCCCCTGCGCCGAGGAAGAACGGCACGCTGCCCGCCGCCATGTTCTTGGCCGCCAGCCGGGTCATGTGCCGCTCCACCGCCATCTCGCTGGCGTGCATCGGCAAGCCCCTGATCGGCCCGTCCAGCCGCGCCGCTTCGGGCACGTCGACGAACAGGTCATCAATGGTGGCAGCGCCGACCCTGGCCAGCATGGCGCTGCGGTCGGTATCGGTCAGGGGAAGGTAGCGCATCATTCTCTACTTTCGTGATCCCCAGCGAAGGCGGGGGCCTCAGTCGGAAAAGGACTGCCTCGGGGACTGCCTCGGGCATGAGGTCCCCGCCTTCGCGGGGACTCAGGCGTTACAGGCTGTCGCAGAAGCTCTTGTAGGCGGCTGCATCCATCAGCCCGTCGAGCTCGGCCTTGTCGGCCACGGTCATCTTGAAGAACCAGCCGTCTTCTTCCGGCGAGGTGTTGACCAGCGCCGGATCGTCTTCCAGCGCGGAATTGGCTTCCATCACTTCCCCGCTGATCGGGGCATAGACGTCGCTCGCCGCCTTGACGCTTTCCACCACGGCAGCGTCCTTGCCCTTCTCGATCACGGTGCCGACTTCGGGCAGTTCGACGAACACGATATCGCCCAGCTGCCCCTGCGCGTAATCGGTGATGCCGACGGTGGCGAGATCGCCTTCGAGGTCGATCCATTCGTGTTCATCGGTGAAGTAACGGGCCATGACTACTTGCTCCCTCGATAGTAGCGGTGGGGTACGAACGGCGTCGCTGCCACCACGGCGGCGAGGCGCTTGTTTCTGACTTCGATCTCCAGCGCGGTGCCTTCATCGGCATGCGCGGAAACGACATAGGCCATGGCGATGGGCTGGCCGAGCGTGGGCGAAAAGCCGCCGCTGGTGACGGTCCCGACCTTCGCGGACCCCGCGAACACCTCCGCGCCTTCACGCGCGGGCAAACGGCCGTCGAGCTTGAGGCCGACCCACTTGCGCGCCGTCCCTTCCACGATCTCGCGGTTGATCCGTTCCGCGCCCGGATAGCCGCCATCCGTGCGGCGGCGCTTGTTGATCCCGAACACGAGGCCCGCCTCGATCGGGCTGGTATCGGGCGACAGGTCGTGCCCATAGAGCGGCAGGCCCGCCTCCAGACGCAGGCTGTCGCGTGCGCCAAGGCCGATCGGCTTCACCTCTGGTTCGCCGCACAGCAGCGTGGCGGCTTCTTCGGCGGCGCTGGCGGGGAGCGAGATTTCGAACCCGTCCTCGCCGGTATAGCCCGCGCGCGCAATGGTCACCTCATGGCCCGCCAGGGTGAAGCGCCCGAACTTCATGAAAGTCAGTGCAGACAGCGGGTATTCGCCGGTGGCGTGCCGCGCCAGGGCATCGGCTGCCTTGGGGCCCTGAAGCGCCAGCAGCGCCTGCTCGTCGAGATGGTTGAGGGTGATGTCATCTGGCAGCGCTTCGCGCAGGGTGCCGATATCGTCCCACTTGGTCGCCCCGTTGACGACCAGATAGAGGCTGTCGGGCCAGCGCGAGACCATCAGGTCATCCAGCACCCCGCCCTCCTCGTCCAGCAGCAGCGAATAGCGTTGCTGCCCCAGCTTCAGGGTGGAAAGGTCAATCGGCAGCACCGCTTCGACCGCTTCGTCAAGGCCCGGCCCTGACAGGATCAGCTGGCCCATGTGGCTGACATCGAACAGTCCCGCGTTGGTGCGGGTCCATTCGTGTTCCGACACGATGCCCTCATACTGGATCGGCATCCAGTAGCCCGCGAAGGGTACCATCCGCGCGCCTTGCGCCCGATGCCAGGCATCGAGCGGCAGGGTGCCGGTTTCCGGTTCGACGAAGTCTTGGTTATCGCTCATCAAAAATCCCGACGGCATGGCGCACACCGGAGCGATGCGACCTTCTCCATGCCCCCTCTGTCGGGAAACCTGAGAGACTGGCCCGGCGCAGACATGCGCGGGCTTACCCCTTCGGTGGTCGCCGCCCGCAAGGGCTGCGACGCTTTCCAGAGTGTCAGACAGGCGAGCGGTCCGTTGGCCTGAGAGTTTCCGGGGCGGTTGCTCCTTCGGCGCCGCGCCCCCGAAAGGACAACGGGCTCTCCCGCTCGTCCGCCCGCACGGGAATCACTTCCCGTGCAGAAGACCCATTCGCCCTGCGCGATTCGCGGCGGGGCGTCAATCGCCACCGGCCGCCTTTCACAACAATCGCGTTTGCGGGTGACAGCCATGCCGCTAAAGGCAGGGCCGCGACAAACAGGGGCCGTCCGTGAATCTCACCGAAATCTACCTGATTGCGCTGCTGATCATCTTCACCGTACCGTGGCTGGTGTGGCGCGTGTTCCGCACCGATTACTGGGCCCCGCTGGTGGTGGTGCAGATTGTCGGCGGGATCCTGCTCGGCCCGGGCGTCCTCGGCGCGGCCTTTCCCGATTATTACGCCTTCGTGTTCCAGCCAGACGTCATCATCGCCCTCAACGGGGTGGCGTGGTGGGCGGTAATGCTGTTCGTGTGGATCGCCGGGATCGAGCTCGACCTCAGCCAGGCGTGGAAGCACCGGCGCGAGACCGGTCTGACGGCGGGCCTTGCGCTGGGAATGCCCTTGCTGGCGGGCACGGCGGCGGCGGCGGTAATCCTGCAATTTCCGGGCTGGCGCGGCGCGCAGGGCGAATACTGGCAGGCGCTGCTCGGCATCGGCATGGCCTGCGCAGTGACGGCGCTGCCCATTCTGGTGCTGCTGATGGAGAAACTCGGCATCCTGCGCGAGGCGATCGGCCAGCGCATCCTGCGCTATGCCAGCCTTGACGATATCGCCATCTGGGGCGTGCTGGCGCTGATCCTGCTCGATTGGGAGCGGATCGGCCGGCAGGCGGTGTTCCTCGTCGGCTTTACCCTGGCCGCCCTTGCAGTCCGGTGGCTGATGGCGCGGCTCAGCGAGGCGGACCGCTGGCCAGTGGGCCTGATCTGGCTGGCGCTGTGCGGTTTGGCGGGAGACTGGTCGGGCCTGCACTACATGGTCGGTGCATTTCTGGCGGGCGTGGTGCTGGACGCCAAATGGTTCGGGCACGATGCGATGGACCGGTTCCGCGGCGTGGTGCTGCTCACGGTGATGCCGGTGTTTTTCCTTTCGACCGGGCTGCGCACCCAGTGGGAAGGCGGCGGACTGGCGGTCTTCGGCGCAGCGGCCCTGCTGCTGGTGGCGGCGGTAGGCGGCAAACTGCTGGGCGTCCACATCGCCGGGCGGATGCTGGGGTGGAGCCGCACCGAGGCGAGCCTGATCGGCTGGCTGCTCCAGACCAAGGCGCTGATCATGATCATCTTTGCGAACATCCTGCTCGACAAGCAGGTCATCACGCCCACCACCTTCACCGCGCTACTGCTGATGGCGGTGGCCAGCACGATGCTGACGACGCCGATTGCCGCGCCGCTGCTGAAGAAGCTGGGTGATCGGGTGAAGGCGGAAGTTTAGGCAGGAACCCCCATTCCGTTCGCATCGAACGGGATTATTGGTCGCTCGCCAACTTCAACGCCCGCGCCAGCAATTCTACTTCGCGCGGGTCACTGCCTCCGGTGTCCTCGCCGCCCGGCGGGGGCGCGATCTCGGTGATGAAATAGGCAAAGCCCTGCTCCGCCTCGAGCGTGAACCACAGGCCCGAGCGCAGGCCATAGGCCTCGCCCCCGTGCCCGATGCGTTCACGCCCATCCATGAACAGGTCGTCCGAACAAGGCCCCTCGCCCGTCAGCGTGTAGGCTCCGAGCCCGTAGGCACAGAAGGTCGGCGCCGCGTCGGCCGGAGCCTGTCGGTTCGCCGCCTCGATCAACGCACCGAGCCAGAGCCGCATCGCGTTGTCGGACAGGAATTCATTGTGCTCCATCCAGAGCAGCGCCTGCCCGATCTTCGCCAGGTCCATCATCCCGATCCGCACCCCGCCCTGCGGCGAGAAGACAGAGGCGTTGGTGCCGGGAACGTAGGTATCGAGATTGCATGCTACCCCGTCGGCCACCGGGATCGTGCAATTGGGCGGGAGGTCGGCCGGATCGTCGCGCGCGATCTCGCCGGTGTGGCGGTAGAGCGTCACCGCGCGATCCTGCATCCCGGCGTCGCAGCCCAGCCAGTTGAGGCAGGCCTTCACCCCCAGCGGAGCAAACACCAGCCGTTCGACCAGCCGGTCATACCGCTCGCCGCTCGCCGCTTCGAGCGCCGTGGCCACCAGCGGCGAACCCAGGTTGGCATATTCGAACGCCGCCTCACCCGGCGGGCCGGTGTCACGCCATGCGGCGGGGTCGGCGAGCCTGGCTCCAAGGCTCTCGCCCAGCGGGATGACGTAACCCGCCTTGTCCGACAGTCCTGCGCGGTGCGATAGCAGGTGTGCGATCGACACCGGCGCTTGCGGGTGATGGGGAGAGCGCAGGCTCCACCCGAGGTAATCCGACACGTCCCGGCTCAGATCGACTTTGCCCTCGTCCATCAGCCTGAGGGCGGTGAGCGCCATGATCAGCTTGGAGATCGAGGCAATCCGCACCGGGTCGTTGGCTTCCACCGCGCGGCCGGTTTCCCTGTTCGCCTGCCCCTCGACGATCAGCGGGCGGACAGATTCGCGGTCAAACGCCACCACAACGCTTGCCGGCGGAGGCGAGCCTGCCGTGGCCGGAGTTAGCGGGACGGACAGCGCAAAGGCGGCGAGAAGGCGGCGCAGCATGGTTCGCATCATTGCCGCGAACCGGCGCGCAATCAATCGAGATTGGGCCGCAGCCAGCGTTCGGCCTGTTCCACACTCACCCCCCGGCGGCGGGCATAGTCTTCCACCTGGTCACGGCCGATGCGGGCCACGCCGAAATACTGGCTTTCCGGATGGCCGAAGTAGAAGCCGCTCACTGCAGCAGTGGGCCACATGGCGAAGTTCTCGGTCAGGGTCAGCCCGGCATTGGCCGGCGCATCAAGCAGGTCGAACAGGATCGGCTTCAGGCTATGGTCGGGGCAGGCGGGGTAGCCCGGCGCCGGGCGAATGCCGCGGTACTCTTCCTTGATCAGCGCCTCGTTGGTCAGCTGCTCGCCCGGGGCATAGCCCCACAGGTCGGTGCGGACATGCTGGTGCAGCCGTTCGGCAAAGGCTTCGGCAAACCGGTCGGCCAGCGCCTTCAGCAGGATGTCGGAGTAATCGTCCTTGTCGGCCCGGAAGCCTTCCGAATAGGGGTCCAGCCCGTGGATGCCCACCGCGAAGCCGCCGATCCAGTCGCCCGCCGGGTCGATGAAGTCGGCCAGGCACATGTTGGCCCTCTCGCGGCTTTTCTTCACCTGCTGGCGCAGGAACGGAAGCGTGACGTGGCGCTCTTCCTCGGCCAGGTGCAGCGTCACATCGTCGCCATCCCGTGCGCAGGGCCAGAACCCGCACACGCCGCGCGCGGTCAGCCACTTTTCGCCGATGATCCGGTCGAGCATGGCGTTGGCATCGGCAAACAGCTGGGTCGCGGTTTCGCCGACCACCTCGTCGGTCAGGATCGCCGGGTAATTGCCATGCAGTTCCCAGGCGCGGAAGAACGG encodes the following:
- the gcvPA gene encoding aminomethyl-transferring glycine dehydrogenase subunit GcvPA, which produces MRYLPLTDTDRSAMLARVGAATIDDLFVDVPEAARLDGPIRGLPMHASEMAVERHMTRLAAKNMAAGSVPFFLGAGAYRHHVPATVDHIIQRGEFLTAYTPYQPEIAQGTLQMLFEFQTQVARLYGCAVANASMYDGSTACWEAVSMAARITRRKRVVLSGALHPHYAEVVRTMAKFTEDEIADALPTVQPEPDHAGLIGRIDETTSCVVVQYPDILGRISNLAEIAEAAHARGALLIVVNTEPVALGAIQSPGELGADIVVGEGQSLGVGLQFGGPYLGLFAVRDPKHVRQMPGRLCGETVDATGKRGFVLTLSTREQHIRREKATSNICTNSGLCALAFSVHMTLLGEAGLRQLAALNHARACHAADRLAQVPGVTLVNQTFFNEFTLKVGRNGRELVRELADRGILAGVSLARLYPGVANLDDGLLVAVTETTTPEDIETLASALEELLA
- a CDS encoding multiheme c-type cytochrome yields the protein MVTRFDRARRGISGGGSRRFGWLLLLAAAIALLVQPGSPIQAQGAGARYEGVASCAGSTCHGRAEGNGAVVRQDEIATWQEPSSVAGAHSRAFAVLASPRGKQIADSLGLGPATSAPACLGCHATYEPGSAKGARFQISDGVGCESCHGPSSGWLASHYAKPATHAANIAAGLVPLERPQVRAKVCLDCHFGSTGAGQFVTHSMMAAGHPRVSFELDLFSALQQHHDEDGDYAARKGKTDNVRLWAVGQAEAVARSTDLFARPGFGAEGVFPQYYFYDCHSCHRSINDGPQRKLTFETNPGRPIPFGQAPYNDENIIMLSAIAKAFVPGRAAQFETASKDFHRAMGQGRGEATAAAQRLRGEAAALSDALAARSFGSGDAFAAVQAIADRTLTARFTDYTGSAQAVMAVDTLLNAMVRDGRVTTGAATGIRANINRAYGAVRTPESYNPAQFRSALGAATNAIGALR
- the gcvH gene encoding glycine cleavage system protein GcvH, translating into MARYFTDEHEWIDLEGDLATVGITDYAQGQLGDIVFVELPEVGTVIEKGKDAAVVESVKAASDVYAPISGEVMEANSALEDDPALVNTSPEEDGWFFKMTVADKAELDGLMDAAAYKSFCDSL
- the gcvPB gene encoding aminomethyl-transferring glycine dehydrogenase subunit GcvPB, with product MNAPNASGWKPEMTPDDGGAPATSTGNRALMLEEPLIFEIGQAETTGVDFPAFDPPATSRLGGLGRTSPIGLVGLSEPQTVRHYTRLSRQNYAIDLGLFPLGSCTMKHNPRLNEKMARLPGFADIHPMQPASTVQGALEVMNELAHWLIELTGMHGVAMSPKAGAHGELCGILCIRAALEARGDAREVVLVPESAHGTNPATAAFAGYRVEDIPATPEGRVDVAALKARLGPDVAAVMITNPNTCGLFERDFREIADAVHAAGGFVYCDGANFNAIVGKVRPGDLGVDAMHINLHKTFSTPHGGGGPGSGPVVLSEALSPFGPLPFTARTADGVVHLVEEDNAAEYDHVQAFGRMTAFHGQMGMFTRALTYILSHGADGLKQVAEDAVLNANYVLRSLEDLLEAPFAASGPCMHEALFSDNGLPDGLSTLDIAKGLIDEGYHPMTVYFPLVVHGAMLVEPTETESKASLDQFIGAFRHVAERARAGDMALKQAPVYAPRRRLDETQAARKPVLAWQDRGD
- a CDS encoding adenylate/guanylate cyclase domain-containing protein; translated protein: MSDERTPNFIVRGWRNVREAGPRRLALTGVLVLVALAIARFGWVIPGVADAERAMYDSRSYVEADRNDVPQDNRVVMVVFTDQTLINAGKRSPLDRGIIARALQSLDGMGAKAIGIDILFDQPQAEDEELIATLRAMQTPVVVGYVDTATNEDNIKYEQEQYLKAFLAQLEGSRAVPGSVKLSDSFGVTRLWPEQVAGQPDLLGRAMLKAAGEGARTLPGYQGAVRYRLPEDPSRPVFTYLPIDTFSDPELTAIPELSAALAEQVEGRYVLIGGDIVDVDRLTTPLTQAMGTSLPPGIEFHATSIAQMLDGKALPRPMPLVLWVLSALVVVMAVLTGLLEWGNWRIYLLLAVQFVVMLGVPFVMQFQQTDTYGVPAVGWLLGWIAAFMAVTSAARASGAVQRNFAQGALGKYLPREMAQEIIDNPKLLALHGEKKQIFVLFSDLEGFTKMSHAVEPEMVALLINRYLEMLSQVVLDHGGVIDKFIGDAVVAFWGAPIARPDDGERAARCGYAMWQAGEAFRAEVAAMDPNLPKIGKTRVGLHFGEAVVGNFGGDNRIQYTALGDSMNTAARLESANKPLQSSVMASREFVEKSSLDWWRPMGTVILRGRAKPVDLFEPAPDFPDEDRKALIQASILMDHDRPQAEQVIAGVVARHPQDKALANLLDRVQDTRGGSAYVLG